A genomic segment from Syntrophotalea acetylenivorans encodes:
- a CDS encoding TonB-dependent receptor plug domain-containing protein — protein MATNIWAAEDKSSSPPTQSIKPSDVDLLLDRVLQLPPVTVVARPEPMTGQGSIIQSETLEKLPLRNNSINEALTILPGIQFSETANISTQGGEILPPQVSISGGKVFENNFTIDGISNNSLLDPNGKTPLDSPNDLAGHAQEMFLDASLADKITVYDSNVSARYGNFKGGVVDAETINPLPWFSSKLFYRTTRDEWTSFHLDPEKEEAFLSSTDHREQPKFRKHHYGFDFHIPLTPRLLTVSGYRQLYSRIPLSQEGKSKTQERREENFLFKSLFQPTLSIDLDFLWTYTPYHGTYFKDGYRDSDYTLYGGGHLFSVGCHTRVPIATLDTQVAYRTSENSREAPTHLTQTELSKNIWEREGFYGDLKKTQQSFQFKFDLSFLPISLGPTNHVLNTGIDTQHVEGRFERSETSYLYTYLLNDNPFSTKDDYPNRKVYEESDAKASLRQYGFYLENIITWGRLEFRPGMRVDYDDYMHNLNLAPRMAMAVDVFSNRQTLLIGGYNRYYANTLLAYKLREGIEDEYFEQLIADEWTFWKGHNTDTQFSELNTPYADEYVLGLEQRLFGGKMVAKYIQRKGREEFGKTFEKEEDGIYYNTLNNNGRSQHESYSLSWERHWRNHYLSTNVTYQETDSSNESYDDLVEEEDPLVSFQGKLTSKSELPRKDFNRPWVANITYIGKFPYGLTFSTIAKYRGGYKAIQNSYKKNPDVTLPDGTNPYIYEEVKKGGAVIISCRVDWEKRLYQNHSMILSLEVNNLLNKKTSVGDTDDYEIGRQVWAGMEYRF, from the coding sequence ATGGCAACCAATATCTGGGCGGCAGAGGACAAGTCCAGCAGTCCACCCACGCAATCGATCAAACCGTCAGACGTCGACCTCCTACTAGACAGGGTGCTGCAACTTCCTCCAGTCACAGTTGTGGCCAGACCGGAGCCTATGACCGGACAAGGCTCTATCATCCAGAGTGAAACTCTAGAGAAGCTGCCCCTTCGCAACAACAGCATTAACGAGGCACTCACCATCCTTCCGGGCATTCAATTCAGTGAAACGGCTAATATTTCCACGCAGGGAGGAGAAATTTTACCGCCCCAGGTATCTATATCCGGCGGCAAAGTCTTTGAAAACAATTTCACCATCGACGGTATCAGCAACAACAGCTTGCTTGACCCGAATGGAAAGACCCCACTTGACTCACCCAACGACTTGGCGGGGCATGCCCAGGAAATGTTTCTTGACGCCTCGCTGGCAGATAAAATCACCGTCTACGACAGCAATGTGTCAGCGCGATACGGTAATTTCAAAGGCGGTGTGGTGGACGCTGAAACCATCAACCCCCTGCCCTGGTTCTCTAGTAAACTATTTTATCGCACGACCCGGGATGAATGGACTTCATTTCATTTAGATCCTGAAAAAGAGGAAGCTTTTTTATCTTCTACCGACCATAGAGAACAACCCAAATTTCGCAAACACCATTACGGGTTCGACTTTCACATTCCCCTCACCCCCCGCCTACTGACGGTCAGTGGTTACCGACAGTTATACTCCAGAATCCCCCTGAGTCAGGAGGGTAAATCCAAAACGCAGGAACGCCGTGAGGAAAACTTCTTGTTCAAGAGTCTTTTCCAACCCACCTTGAGCATCGACCTCGATTTCCTCTGGACCTACACTCCTTATCATGGCACATATTTCAAGGACGGCTACCGTGACAGCGATTACACGCTATATGGTGGCGGCCATCTATTCTCGGTGGGCTGCCATACGCGAGTGCCTATAGCCACCCTCGACACACAGGTGGCCTACCGTACAAGTGAAAACTCCCGAGAAGCCCCCACTCATTTAACTCAAACTGAGCTCAGCAAAAACATCTGGGAAAGAGAGGGCTTTTATGGGGATCTCAAAAAAACGCAGCAAAGCTTCCAATTTAAATTCGACCTTTCTTTTCTGCCAATTTCCCTCGGCCCAACAAACCATGTATTAAATACGGGTATCGATACTCAGCACGTTGAAGGCAGATTCGAGCGTTCTGAAACAAGCTATCTATACACATACCTGTTGAACGACAACCCCTTCAGCACCAAAGATGACTACCCCAATCGTAAGGTTTATGAAGAATCTGATGCCAAGGCCTCTCTCAGGCAATATGGATTCTATTTGGAAAACATCATCACCTGGGGGAGACTGGAATTTCGACCAGGAATGAGGGTGGATTACGATGACTACATGCACAACCTTAACTTGGCGCCCCGTATGGCAATGGCAGTGGATGTTTTCTCTAATCGCCAGACCCTTCTTATTGGAGGGTACAATAGGTATTACGCCAATACTCTTCTTGCTTACAAACTGCGGGAAGGCATCGAAGACGAATACTTTGAACAACTGATAGCCGATGAATGGACCTTTTGGAAGGGGCACAATACAGATACTCAATTCTCTGAACTAAACACACCATATGCGGATGAATATGTCTTAGGTCTGGAACAGCGGCTGTTCGGTGGCAAGATGGTAGCAAAATATATACAGAGAAAAGGGCGGGAAGAATTTGGCAAAACCTTCGAGAAAGAGGAGGACGGCATATATTACAACACATTGAATAACAACGGGCGCAGCCAGCACGAAAGCTACAGCCTTTCCTGGGAGAGGCATTGGCGAAACCATTATCTGAGTACCAATGTTACTTATCAGGAAACTGACAGCAGCAACGAATCTTATGATGATCTAGTGGAAGAAGAGGATCCTCTAGTTTCTTTCCAAGGAAAGCTCACCTCAAAAAGCGAGCTGCCGCGAAAAGATTTCAATCGTCCCTGGGTTGCTAATATCACCTATATTGGAAAATTTCCATACGGGCTTACATTTAGCACCATAGCCAAATACCGCGGCGGTTACAAAGCCATCCAGAACTCCTACAAAAAGAATCCTGACGTTACACTACCGGATGGCACGAACCCATATATTTATGAAGAAGTTAAAAAAGGTGGGGCCGTCATTATCTCTTGTCGTGTCGATTGGGAAAAGCGGCTTTATCAAAACCACAGCATGATTCTAAGCCTGGAGGTCAACAACCTACTGAACAAAAAAACCTCTGTCGGTGATACGGATGACTATGAGATCGGCCGGCAAGTCTGGGCGGGAATGGAATATCGCTTTTAA
- the kdsB gene encoding 3-deoxy-manno-octulosonate cytidylyltransferase: MRISAIIPARFASTRFPGKPLVKIAGKSMIERVCERVCSSKTIDRVIVATDDQRIFQAVTAFGGEAWMTREDHASGTDRLAEVADKLQTDLVVNVQGDEPLISPAMIDSAVAPLRDDPTIPMGTLKSAIADWQEFRDPNVVKVVTDHAGNALYFSRSPIPFPREEWQAASSPMSALGVYKHIGLYVYRRDFLLKFAAMPQSPLEALEKLEQLRALENGFKIRVVETDQPCIGVDTPEDVTKVEMLLTNNDAR; this comes from the coding sequence ATGCGAATTAGCGCCATCATTCCCGCCCGTTTCGCCTCAACCCGTTTTCCTGGCAAACCCCTTGTGAAGATTGCCGGAAAAAGCATGATAGAGAGGGTGTGCGAAAGAGTCTGTAGTTCGAAGACCATTGATCGCGTGATCGTTGCGACGGATGATCAACGAATTTTTCAGGCCGTAACGGCCTTTGGCGGTGAGGCATGGATGACTCGTGAGGATCACGCTTCCGGTACGGATCGCCTGGCCGAGGTCGCCGATAAGTTGCAGACGGATCTGGTAGTTAATGTTCAGGGGGACGAGCCTTTGATTTCCCCCGCTATGATCGATTCGGCCGTCGCGCCCTTACGGGACGATCCCACCATTCCTATGGGGACTCTGAAATCGGCGATTGCAGATTGGCAGGAGTTTCGTGATCCGAATGTTGTCAAGGTGGTCACTGATCATGCAGGTAATGCTCTCTACTTTTCTCGTTCTCCTATTCCTTTCCCGCGGGAAGAATGGCAAGCCGCCTCGTCGCCGATGTCGGCCTTGGGTGTTTACAAGCACATTGGTCTGTATGTTTATCGGCGTGACTTTTTGCTGAAGTTTGCTGCCATGCCGCAAAGTCCTCTTGAAGCACTGGAAAAGCTGGAGCAATTGAGGGCATTGGAGAATGGCTTTAAAATTCGAGTGGTTGAAACTGACCAGCCTTGCATCGGTGTTGATACACCCGAGGATGTGACAAAGGTTGAAATGCTCTTAACGAACAATGATGCCCGCTGA
- a CDS encoding CTP synthase, with amino-acid sequence MKTKFLFITGGVVSSLGKGLSAASIGALMEARGLRVSMQKMDPYINVDPGTMSPFQHGEVFVTDDGAETDLDLGHYERYTSAKLSQKSNFTTGQVYDSVIRKERRGDYLGGTVQVIPHITNEIKSKILDNSKDVDIAIVEVGGTVGDIESLPFLEAIRQFRADRGRENVLYIHLTLVPYIPTAGELKTKPTQHSVKELREIGIQPDILLCRCDREIPRDMKAKIALFCNVPEVAVITARDVPSIYDLPIALHEEGLDERITEYLNIWTKAPDLSAWELIVKRVKEPASEVTIAIVGKYVELTESYKSLAEALTHGGIANDCGVKLTYVDSEALERHGIGDTFAGVDGILVPGGFGQRGSEGKIATIRYARENNVPFFGICLGMQMAVVEYARNVCGIEDAYSSEFKEDAKNPVIHIMESQKGVSSKGGTMRLGACPCSLEEGTLGRRIYGQENITERHRHRYEFNNQYRDQLRDCGLIISGTYPAADLVEIVELKEHPWFLGCQFHPEFRSRPMDPHPLFESFIGACLKGKGED; translated from the coding sequence ATGAAGACCAAGTTTCTGTTTATTACCGGTGGCGTTGTTTCCTCCCTGGGGAAAGGATTATCCGCGGCTTCCATTGGCGCCCTTATGGAGGCTCGGGGGTTGCGGGTTTCCATGCAGAAGATGGACCCGTATATTAATGTCGATCCGGGAACTATGAGCCCTTTTCAGCATGGCGAAGTGTTTGTGACGGATGATGGGGCCGAAACTGATCTCGATTTAGGACACTACGAGCGCTACACGTCTGCCAAGTTGTCCCAGAAGTCGAACTTCACTACTGGCCAAGTATACGATTCGGTTATTCGCAAAGAGCGGCGAGGCGATTACCTTGGTGGTACGGTTCAGGTCATTCCTCACATCACCAATGAAATAAAAAGTAAAATCCTGGATAACTCAAAAGATGTCGACATCGCAATTGTTGAGGTCGGCGGTACGGTCGGCGATATCGAATCACTGCCTTTTCTGGAAGCCATTCGGCAGTTCCGTGCTGATCGCGGCCGGGAAAATGTACTTTATATTCACTTGACCCTGGTGCCGTATATCCCTACGGCGGGCGAGTTGAAAACCAAGCCGACTCAACATAGTGTCAAGGAGCTGCGTGAGATCGGTATTCAGCCGGATATTTTGCTGTGCCGTTGTGACCGTGAGATTCCGCGGGATATGAAGGCTAAGATCGCTCTGTTTTGTAATGTCCCTGAAGTTGCGGTGATCACCGCCCGGGATGTTCCTAGTATTTATGATCTGCCTATCGCTCTGCATGAAGAGGGGCTTGATGAGCGAATCACCGAATATCTCAATATCTGGACCAAGGCACCTGATCTTTCTGCCTGGGAGTTGATTGTCAAACGGGTCAAGGAGCCAGCTTCAGAAGTCACGATTGCTATTGTCGGCAAGTACGTGGAGCTAACAGAAAGCTATAAGTCTTTGGCTGAAGCCTTGACTCATGGCGGCATCGCCAATGATTGTGGGGTTAAGCTGACCTATGTTGACTCAGAAGCCCTGGAGCGGCACGGCATAGGTGACACTTTTGCCGGTGTTGACGGGATTTTGGTGCCTGGCGGGTTTGGTCAGCGCGGCAGCGAAGGGAAAATTGCCACAATTCGATATGCCAGAGAAAATAATGTGCCCTTTTTCGGTATTTGTCTCGGCATGCAAATGGCTGTTGTTGAATATGCTCGTAATGTTTGCGGTATCGAAGATGCTTATTCCAGTGAGTTCAAGGAAGATGCTAAAAATCCAGTGATTCACATTATGGAAAGCCAGAAAGGCGTCTCTAGCAAAGGCGGAACCATGCGGTTGGGGGCGTGCCCATGCTCTTTGGAAGAAGGCACTTTGGGCCGGCGCATTTACGGCCAGGAAAATATCACTGAGCGCCATCGCCATCGCTACGAATTTAACAACCAGTATCGCGATCAGTTGCGCGATTGCGGCTTGATTATTTCCGGAACCTACCCGGCTGCGGATTTGGTTGAGATTGTCGAACTGAAGGAGCATCCCTGGTTTTTGGGTTGTCAATTCCATCCGGAGTTCCGTTCTCGGCCGATGGATCCCCATCCTCTTTTCGAATCCTTTATCGGGGCTTGTCTGAAGGGCAAAGGTGAAGACTGA
- the kdsA gene encoding 3-deoxy-8-phosphooctulonate synthase, translating to MVREVTVGKVSFGAGHPLVLIAGPCVIEDEETTLGIARQLKSIAEEVGGALVFKGSFDKANRTSVDSFRGPGLVEGLRILQRVKDELGLPVVSDIHEASQVEEAAQVLDIIQIPAFLCRQTDLLIAAGSSGRVVNVKKGQFLAPWDMENVVAKVGSTGNQNVLLTERGTTFGYNNLVVDMRSLAIMRQGGCPVVFDATHAVQLPGGAGGASSGQREFVGALSRAAVAIGIDALFWEVHHDPARALCDGPNSLALDNVKKLWREMLAIDSIVKGTDAS from the coding sequence ATGGTGCGTGAAGTGACGGTAGGCAAGGTTTCTTTCGGTGCCGGCCACCCGCTGGTACTGATTGCCGGTCCCTGCGTCATTGAGGATGAAGAGACCACTCTGGGTATCGCTCGGCAGTTAAAATCCATCGCTGAAGAGGTTGGAGGGGCGCTGGTCTTTAAGGGGTCCTTTGATAAGGCCAATCGCACCTCTGTGGATTCTTTTCGTGGCCCGGGTCTGGTGGAAGGGTTAAGGATCTTGCAGCGGGTCAAGGACGAACTTGGCTTGCCCGTGGTTTCTGATATCCACGAAGCATCGCAAGTCGAAGAGGCTGCTCAGGTTCTCGATATTATCCAGATTCCGGCTTTTCTCTGTCGCCAGACCGATTTGTTGATTGCTGCCGGTAGCAGCGGCCGGGTTGTCAATGTGAAAAAAGGACAGTTTCTGGCTCCTTGGGATATGGAGAATGTGGTTGCCAAAGTCGGTTCGACGGGCAACCAGAATGTTCTGCTAACGGAGCGTGGTACGACCTTTGGCTACAATAACCTGGTTGTCGATATGCGGTCTTTGGCCATTATGCGCCAGGGGGGGTGTCCGGTCGTTTTTGACGCCACTCATGCCGTACAGTTGCCGGGAGGTGCCGGTGGCGCCTCCAGTGGACAGCGGGAGTTTGTCGGCGCCTTGTCCAGGGCGGCTGTGGCGATAGGGATTGATGCCCTGTTTTGGGAGGTTCATCACGATCCCGCCCGGGCACTGTGCGACGGCCCCAATTCCCTGGCTTTGGACAATGTTAAAAAGTTGTGGCGGGAGATGCTGGCCATTGATTCCATCGTTAAAGGAACTGACGCATCATGA
- a CDS encoding KpsF/GutQ family sugar-phosphate isomerase has translation MIDVAKRVLQIEAQALSDLADRINGDFTKAVEILLSCKGRVVITGMGKSGLICQKIASTMASTGTPAFFLHPAEGIHGDLGMLMKGDVVIAVSNSGETDEIVRILPVIKRMGLPLVAMSGNPRSSLRRAGDVFLDISIKEEACPLGLAPTASTTATLAMGDALAVALLVRRGFKEEDFALFHPGGALGRKLLLKVEDLMHGGDEMPMCYESTPLKEALFEITSKKLGITGVLDDGGQLIGVFTDGDLRRSMAQGFEVLDLPIGEVMARNPKRILKTALAAEAVQTMEAHTITSLFVFDSEEGRMPVGIIHLHDLLKAGVV, from the coding sequence ATGATCGACGTGGCAAAACGTGTCCTGCAGATTGAGGCACAAGCGCTTTCCGATCTGGCTGATCGTATCAACGGGGATTTCACGAAGGCTGTGGAAATCCTCTTGTCCTGCAAGGGGCGGGTTGTAATTACCGGTATGGGTAAATCGGGTTTGATCTGTCAAAAGATTGCATCGACCATGGCTTCTACCGGTACGCCTGCTTTTTTTCTTCATCCTGCCGAGGGGATCCATGGAGACCTTGGCATGTTGATGAAAGGCGATGTGGTTATCGCTGTTTCCAACTCGGGTGAGACCGATGAGATAGTCCGTATCCTGCCGGTAATCAAACGGATGGGGCTACCGTTAGTAGCTATGAGTGGTAATCCTCGCAGCTCGTTGCGCCGTGCTGGTGATGTTTTTCTAGATATCTCCATTAAAGAAGAGGCTTGTCCTCTAGGATTGGCCCCTACGGCCAGTACTACGGCAACGCTGGCCATGGGTGACGCTCTGGCCGTTGCTTTGTTGGTCCGGCGAGGATTTAAGGAAGAGGATTTTGCCTTGTTTCATCCGGGAGGTGCTCTCGGTCGCAAATTGCTTTTAAAGGTCGAGGATCTCATGCATGGTGGCGATGAGATGCCTATGTGTTACGAATCGACCCCTCTTAAAGAAGCGCTCTTTGAAATCACCAGCAAAAAACTTGGGATTACTGGTGTGCTGGATGATGGAGGTCAGTTGATAGGTGTCTTCACTGACGGTGACTTGCGACGTTCTATGGCGCAGGGATTTGAGGTGCTTGACCTCCCGATTGGAGAGGTTATGGCGCGAAATCCCAAGCGCATCCTCAAAACCGCCTTAGCCGCTGAAGCGGTGCAGACCATGGAAGCTCATACGATTACCTCTCTGTTCGTTTTTGACAGCGAAGAAGGCCGGATGCCCGTCGGAATTATCCACTTACACGATCTTTTGAAAGCAGGGGTAGTTTGA
- a CDS encoding KdsC family phosphatase codes for MKERLSKIRLLLLDVDGVLTDGRITYDANGIESKSFDVKDGHGLKMLQRTGIKVGIITGRESEIVALRARELGIEILYQGAKQKLPPYEAILQEHGLEDHEVAYVGDDLVDLPILNRVGFAVTVADGVEELRGPVDYVTRRPGGHGAVREVCDLLLKETGFWTEVTGRYFSETRN; via the coding sequence ATGAAAGAACGTCTGAGCAAGATTCGGCTGTTGTTGCTGGATGTCGATGGTGTTCTTACCGATGGACGCATCACCTATGATGCTAATGGTATTGAGAGCAAGTCTTTTGATGTCAAGGATGGTCATGGCCTTAAAATGTTGCAAAGAACCGGAATTAAAGTAGGAATTATCACCGGTCGCGAATCCGAGATTGTGGCTCTGCGGGCACGGGAACTCGGTATTGAAATTCTGTATCAGGGCGCCAAGCAGAAGCTTCCTCCTTATGAGGCTATCCTGCAGGAGCACGGTTTGGAAGATCACGAAGTTGCCTACGTTGGCGATGACCTGGTGGATTTGCCCATTTTAAATAGGGTTGGCTTTGCTGTTACAGTGGCTGACGGGGTCGAGGAACTCAGAGGCCCTGTTGATTATGTAACCCGCAGACCGGGGGGGCATGGGGCCGTAAGGGAGGTTTGTGATCTACTTTTGAAAGAGACCGGCTTTTGGACCGAAGTTACCGGCCGCTATTTTTCCGAGACTCGTAATTGA
- the lptC gene encoding LPS export ABC transporter periplasmic protein LptC — MIPKVTIRNVLLICILILLGAVSFTVWRNFKTSTPEQLVEMLPDNVDVALDNIDYTETRGDQRFWRLQADSVSHEAQQKEVSLQNVRMTVYDQGELGDIELTGQSGKWFSETGNIELTGDVVAKSDQGLALYCQELFYDNKAEMITSESLVRIVAKDMETTGRGLKVFLPEQRIVILSQVKTELSNW, encoded by the coding sequence ATGATACCTAAGGTAACTATCCGAAATGTATTGCTAATTTGTATATTGATTCTGCTCGGTGCCGTGTCGTTTACGGTGTGGCGGAATTTTAAAACTTCCACTCCCGAACAACTTGTAGAGATGCTCCCGGACAATGTCGATGTGGCATTGGATAATATTGATTATACAGAGACCCGGGGTGACCAGCGATTCTGGAGGTTGCAGGCCGATTCCGTTTCCCATGAAGCACAGCAGAAAGAAGTCAGCCTTCAAAACGTTCGTATGACCGTCTACGACCAGGGAGAGCTTGGTGATATCGAGTTGACCGGTCAGAGCGGTAAGTGGTTTTCTGAAACGGGCAATATCGAACTTACAGGTGACGTTGTTGCAAAAAGTGACCAAGGCTTGGCATTGTATTGTCAGGAACTATTTTATGACAATAAGGCAGAAATGATAACAAGCGAATCTCTTGTTCGCATAGTGGCTAAGGACATGGAAACAACAGGCCGAGGGTTAAAGGTTTTTCTGCCTGAACAACGCATTGTGATCTTGAGTCAGGTAAAAACTGAGCTTAGTAACTGGTAA
- the lptA gene encoding lipopolysaccharide transport periplasmic protein LptA, with translation MNNQPNYRYCFILLLLLVAVFAVDSGSDAFADQITTGSETIQISSRRLEADHAAGKVKFVGEVVAVQGDTTIRADELILYQSDKDQRIERIEAFRQVRIEQGERVATGKKAVLDRARGQVVLTGSPKVSQGADFVEGDEIVFFLDSERSIVRSKGSERVKAVFHPRERSSE, from the coding sequence ATGAACAATCAGCCTAATTATCGTTATTGCTTCATTCTATTGCTGCTGTTGGTAGCTGTCTTTGCTGTGGATTCCGGCTCGGACGCATTTGCAGACCAGATTACGACAGGTTCGGAAACCATTCAAATTTCATCCCGCAGGCTTGAAGCAGATCACGCAGCAGGGAAGGTCAAGTTTGTCGGCGAAGTCGTGGCAGTTCAGGGCGATACGACCATTCGCGCAGATGAACTGATACTGTATCAGTCAGACAAGGACCAGCGTATTGAACGTATCGAAGCCTTTCGACAGGTGCGTATCGAACAGGGCGAACGTGTCGCGACGGGTAAAAAGGCCGTTCTCGACAGAGCTCGCGGTCAGGTTGTTTTGACCGGTTCGCCAAAGGTCAGTCAAGGTGCGGATTTTGTCGAAGGAGATGAAATTGTCTTCTTTCTTGACTCGGAACGTAGTATCGTACGTAGTAAGGGGAGCGAGCGGGTTAAAGCCGTTTTCCACCCAAGGGAAAGGTCTTCAGAATGA
- the lptB gene encoding LPS export ABC transporter ATP-binding protein — MSQRLVAQGLHKLYGGRQVVSGVDLEVSSGEVVGLLGPNGAGKTTSFYMVVGLVRPDKGQVFLNDKELTDMPMYQRARVGIAYLAQEASVFRKMTVEENLLAILETLDLPSATRRQRMGELLEDFRLEHVSKSPGYALSGGERRRLEIARALVVNPSFILLDEPFAGIDPIAVIDIQNIISKLRHRGIGILVSDHNVRETLGVCDKAYILNAGEILACGLPNEIAACPTVRSIYLGDKFQL, encoded by the coding sequence ATGAGTCAGCGCCTTGTTGCCCAAGGTCTTCATAAGCTTTACGGGGGGCGGCAGGTAGTAAGCGGGGTTGACCTGGAGGTGTCTTCCGGAGAGGTAGTTGGCTTGCTTGGACCCAATGGTGCAGGTAAGACCACCTCTTTTTATATGGTTGTCGGGCTGGTCCGCCCCGATAAAGGACAGGTCTTTCTAAACGATAAAGAATTAACCGATATGCCGATGTATCAGCGGGCAAGGGTCGGTATTGCTTACCTGGCACAGGAAGCATCAGTCTTTCGCAAAATGACAGTGGAGGAGAACCTCCTTGCGATTCTGGAAACGTTAGATCTGCCGTCGGCGACTCGTCGTCAGCGTATGGGTGAGTTGCTTGAAGACTTTAGGCTGGAACACGTTTCCAAATCACCCGGATATGCCCTTTCAGGTGGAGAACGTCGACGTCTTGAGATCGCCAGGGCCCTTGTGGTCAATCCTTCATTTATCCTGCTGGATGAGCCGTTTGCCGGTATAGACCCGATTGCTGTTATCGATATCCAGAATATTATTTCAAAATTACGTCACCGAGGTATCGGTATCCTGGTTTCCGATCATAATGTACGCGAAACTCTTGGAGTCTGCGATAAGGCTTATATCCTGAATGCGGGAGAGATTCTGGCCTGTGGGCTGCCGAATGAAATTGCTGCTTGCCCGACGGTTCGTTCCATTTATCTTGGAGATAAGTTTCAGCTTTAA
- the rpoN gene encoding RNA polymerase factor sigma-54: protein MALEIRQQLKLTQQLVMTPQLQQAIKLLQLSRTELEIVVRQELEENPILEEGVDTLEEKDDQDVDKETEEAKTESEEVQELKENPEEFNDVDWQTYLEGNHLSGTSSEMYEGDDDRPSYENLLTKKGSLGDHLSWQLNLSRIADDEQLAAAEIIGNIDENGYLQASVEEIASGSGLAMPVVERALSLVQDFDPPGVASRSLQECLLKQVQQLGMEGSLVERILQHHMSELETRKYPAIAKSLEESLDDILGAARIISGLDPRPGRAYSQEDIHYITPDIFVYKIGEEYVVVLNDEGLPNLRINSFYRNALSSGSNVDEKAGEYIQEKLRGAMWLIKSIHQRQRTIYRVTKSIVKFQKEFFEKGIEHLKPLVLRDVAEDIEMHESTVSRVTTNKYVQTPRGLFELKYFFNSGINTTVGASIASESVKSKIKEIVAGENIKKPFSDQKIVDMLRQQGIDIARRTVTKYREMLGIRSSTERKRFF from the coding sequence ATGGCTTTAGAAATTCGCCAACAACTAAAACTGACTCAGCAACTGGTCATGACTCCGCAGTTGCAACAAGCTATTAAATTGTTGCAGTTGTCCCGTACGGAATTGGAAATTGTTGTCCGCCAGGAGTTGGAAGAAAACCCGATTCTCGAAGAAGGTGTAGATACTCTCGAGGAGAAGGACGATCAGGATGTCGATAAAGAGACAGAGGAAGCTAAAACTGAAAGTGAGGAAGTTCAGGAGTTAAAGGAAAACCCCGAAGAGTTTAACGACGTCGATTGGCAAACCTACTTGGAAGGGAATCATCTTAGCGGAACTTCTTCTGAAATGTATGAAGGAGATGATGATCGTCCCAGCTATGAAAACTTACTGACAAAAAAAGGTTCCCTTGGGGATCATTTGTCGTGGCAGCTCAATCTTAGCCGAATCGCGGACGATGAGCAGTTGGCCGCGGCAGAAATTATTGGCAATATAGATGAAAACGGCTATCTGCAGGCATCTGTTGAGGAGATCGCCAGCGGTTCCGGTCTGGCAATGCCTGTCGTTGAAAGGGCCCTGAGTCTGGTACAGGATTTCGATCCTCCCGGGGTAGCCAGCAGGTCATTGCAGGAGTGCTTGTTAAAGCAGGTTCAGCAGTTGGGCATGGAAGGCAGCCTGGTTGAACGGATTCTTCAGCATCACATGTCCGAGTTGGAAACCCGGAAATACCCGGCTATCGCTAAATCCCTGGAAGAGAGTCTTGACGACATCTTAGGTGCCGCACGCATTATTTCCGGACTCGACCCAAGGCCCGGTCGCGCTTATAGTCAGGAGGATATCCATTATATCACTCCGGATATATTCGTTTATAAAATCGGCGAAGAGTATGTGGTCGTTTTAAATGACGAAGGCCTGCCTAATCTGCGGATCAACTCCTTTTATCGCAATGCGCTTTCGAGTGGATCAAATGTCGATGAAAAGGCCGGCGAATATATTCAGGAAAAACTTCGCGGTGCGATGTGGCTGATAAAAAGCATCCACCAGCGTCAACGGACTATTTACCGGGTGACCAAAAGCATCGTCAAATTTCAGAAAGAGTTCTTTGAAAAGGGCATAGAACACCTGAAACCGCTGGTTTTGCGTGATGTCGCTGAAGACATCGAAATGCATGAATCGACGGTTAGCCGGGTCACCACGAATAAATATGTGCAGACACCGCGGGGCTTGTTCGAACTCAAATATTTTTTCAATAGTGGAATTAATACCACCGTCGGCGCTTCTATCGCTTCAGAAAGTGTTAAAAGTAAAATAAAGGAGATTGTCGCCGGTGAAAATATTAAGAAACCTTTTTCGGATCAGAAGATTGTCGATATGCTGCGTCAGCAGGGTATCGATATCGCCCGGAGGACCGTTACCAAATACCGGGAAATGTTGGGGATAAGGTCGTCCACAGAACGAAAGAGATTTTTCTGA